The following are encoded in a window of Lacinutrix sp. WUR7 genomic DNA:
- a CDS encoding 7-cyano-7-deazaguanine synthase — protein sequence MNKTKNVLWTGGWDSTFRVIQLFNRGLTIQPLYVIDSGRPSRFKEIETIHLLTKQIHERFSNSKGEILPVKLIPRKDIPSNLYLKLVYKLIKHKRRIGKQYYWLACLAKEYKGLEQGFHREDRDSLIYFNELEEIIDETNGRNWVASPKNMDFLRKQIFKNYRFPLADISKLEMKQYAEEYDFIDIMNNTWFCHSSNKKPCGECAPCKQYVIDGFGFRLQ from the coding sequence ATGAATAAAACAAAAAATGTATTATGGACTGGTGGATGGGATTCAACCTTTAGAGTTATTCAATTATTTAATCGAGGATTAACAATACAACCTTTATATGTAATCGATTCTGGAAGACCTTCAAGATTTAAAGAAATAGAGACTATACATTTGTTAACTAAACAAATCCATGAAAGATTCAGCAATTCTAAAGGTGAAATTCTTCCCGTTAAACTAATTCCAAGAAAAGATATTCCGTCTAATTTATACTTAAAATTAGTCTATAAACTTATAAAGCATAAACGTAGAATAGGAAAGCAATATTATTGGCTTGCCTGTTTAGCTAAAGAATATAAAGGCTTAGAACAAGGTTTTCATAGAGAAGACAGAGACAGCTTGATCTATTTTAATGAGCTAGAAGAAATTATTGACGAAACAAATGGTAGAAATTGGGTTGCAAGTCCAAAAAACATGGATTTTTTAAGAAAACAAATTTTTAAAAACTATCGATTTCCTTTGGCTGACATCTCTAAATTAGAAATGAAACAATATGCTGAAGAGTATGATTTTATAGATATAATGAATAACACTTGGTTTTGTCATAGTTCTAATAAAAAACCTTGTGGAGAATGTGCTCCTTGCAAACAATATGTAATTGATGGATTTGGTTTTAGACTACAATAA
- a CDS encoding stealth family protein, with amino-acid sequence MQLTMIEENKNTGPIDVVILWVDGNDEKHKEKIRPYIKDSEKLKTKKFRTRYDQVNEIKFTIDSIIKYASYVRNIYIVTDNQTPSFLKNRNTEDKYTKVSIVDHSVIFAEHGEYLPTFNCRPIESLLYKIPNLAEHFIYFNDDFFLINKTKPTDFFKDGLPILRGKWLKFDKDIFYKKFKKAKFGHKTIQQNAAKLLGFKKYYNFKHTPHPLRKSTFENYFEANKEVLINNIKHKFRVKTQFTPQGLANHIEIKNKSCFFKKDLQLIYFRSYKKNLLWYKYKLNNKGKNKLFLGLQSLDLCPPNILKYILQWMEKRMS; translated from the coding sequence ATGCAATTAACTATGATTGAAGAAAATAAAAACACAGGACCTATTGATGTTGTAATACTTTGGGTGGATGGAAATGACGAAAAACATAAAGAAAAAATACGTCCTTATATAAAAGATTCTGAAAAATTAAAGACTAAAAAATTTAGAACGAGATATGATCAGGTAAATGAAATCAAGTTCACAATAGACTCCATTATAAAATATGCTTCGTATGTTAGAAACATATATATAGTTACAGATAACCAAACTCCAAGTTTTTTAAAAAATAGAAATACAGAAGATAAATATACTAAAGTTTCTATTGTAGACCATAGTGTTATTTTCGCTGAACATGGAGAATATTTACCAACATTTAATTGTAGACCCATTGAAAGTCTTTTATATAAAATACCAAATTTAGCAGAACATTTTATTTACTTTAACGATGATTTCTTTTTAATTAATAAAACAAAACCAACAGATTTTTTTAAAGATGGCTTGCCAATTTTAAGAGGGAAATGGTTGAAATTTGATAAAGATATATTTTATAAAAAATTTAAAAAAGCAAAGTTTGGTCATAAAACCATACAGCAAAATGCTGCAAAACTTTTAGGCTTTAAAAAATATTACAATTTTAAACACACACCACATCCATTAAGAAAATCTACTTTCGAAAATTATTTTGAAGCAAACAAAGAGGTTCTTATTAACAATATTAAACATAAGTTTAGAGTTAAAACTCAATTTACACCACAAGGTTTAGCAAATCATATAGAAATTAAAAACAAATCTTGTTTCTTTAAAAAAGATTTACAATTAATATATTTTAGATCGTACAAGAAAAATTTGCTATGGTACAAATACAAATTAAATAATAAAGGAAAAAACAAACTATTCCTAGGTTTACAAAGTCTAGACTTATGTCCTCCAAATATTTTAAAGTACATATTGCAATGGATGGAAAAACGAATGAGTTAA
- a CDS encoding ATP-grasp fold amidoligase family protein, with translation MRFLPPPIFAKFYYEYHTGKKLNLNKPIEFNEKIQWYKVFYHPKILNQLVDKYAVRKYVEEKIGNKYLNEVYGVFEKAEDINYKNLPNKFVIKATHASSYNLIVTNKNDLNLIKTTKLFNKWLCKNQYYRMGQEWAYKDVQPRLIIEKILKEEGKSSLTDYKFYCFNGVAKFADVHLDREENHQQGCYDLNFNLLPFRKKSKNKNISTEIKKPSNYDEMIKLSETLAANFPFVRVDFYSINGNAIFGEMTFYPSDGRKDFFPDEYNTIIGDYFKLPTLEKGQKVITKIN, from the coding sequence ATGAGGTTTTTACCTCCACCAATTTTTGCGAAGTTTTATTATGAATATCATACTGGCAAAAAATTAAACTTAAACAAACCAATAGAATTTAACGAAAAAATTCAATGGTATAAAGTATTTTATCATCCAAAAATATTAAATCAATTAGTAGATAAATATGCAGTAAGAAAGTATGTTGAAGAAAAAATCGGAAACAAATATCTTAATGAAGTATATGGCGTTTTTGAAAAAGCTGAAGATATAAATTATAAAAATCTACCAAATAAATTTGTAATAAAAGCTACTCATGCAAGTAGTTACAACTTAATTGTAACAAATAAAAATGACTTAAATCTAATTAAAACAACCAAATTGTTTAATAAATGGCTTTGCAAAAATCAATATTATAGAATGGGTCAAGAATGGGCTTATAAAGATGTACAGCCTAGATTAATAATTGAGAAAATTTTAAAAGAAGAAGGTAAAAGCTCACTTACAGATTATAAATTTTATTGTTTTAATGGTGTCGCTAAATTTGCAGATGTTCATTTAGATAGAGAAGAAAATCACCAACAAGGCTGTTATGATTTAAATTTTAACTTATTACCTTTTAGAAAAAAATCTAAAAACAAAAACATTTCTACAGAAATAAAAAAACCTAGCAACTATGATGAAATGATTAAATTATCTGAAACTTTAGCTGCTAATTTTCCATTTGTTCGTGTAGATTTTTATTCAATTAATGGAAATGCTATTTTTGGAGAAATGACATTTTACCCTTCAGATGGTAGAAAAGATTTCTTTCCTGATGAATACAATACTATTATTGGCGATTACTTTAAGCTTCCAACGCTAGAAAAAGGGCAAAAAGTTATTACTAAAATAAATTAA